In Raphanus sativus cultivar WK10039 chromosome 5, ASM80110v3, whole genome shotgun sequence, the following proteins share a genomic window:
- the LOC108830336 gene encoding expansin-A12-like has translation MSMPAFFRIARRGNEGIVPVFYRRVGCRRRGGVRFTMRGQGNFNMVILSNIGASGAVRAVAVRGSRGKTWLQMTRNWGANWQSSGDLRGQRLSFRVTLLDGKTMTFVNVVPSTWWFGQTFSSGGQFH, from the exons ATGTCCATGCCTGCTTTCTTCCGCATCGCCCGTCGCGGCAATGAAGGCATCGTCCCCGTCTTCTACCGCCG GGTGGGATGCAGAAGAAGAGGAGGTGTGAGGTTCACGATGAGAGGGCAAGGTAATTTCAATATGGTAATACTATCAAACATTGGCGCCAGCGGCGCGGTGAGAGCGGTTGCGGTGAGAGGATCAAGGGGAAAGACTTGGCTTCAAATGACTCGTAACTGGGGTGCTAACTGGCAGAGCTCCGGCGATCTCCGTGGACAGAGACTCTCTTTTAGAGTTACTCTTCTTGACGGTAAAACGATGACGTTCGTAAACGTTGTTCCTTCTACTTGGTGGTTCGGTCAAACCTTCTCTTCTGGAGGCCAGTTTCACTGA